From Anopheles coluzzii chromosome 3, AcolN3, whole genome shotgun sequence, the proteins below share one genomic window:
- the LOC120957811 gene encoding zinc finger C4H2 domain-containing protein isoform X2 translates to MSAVDERTIYAKLEAMKDIRSKTLQLEKLKLKIIREVENGDAEEKCLSEYRRELELLMQEKMSHVEELRQIHADINAMETVIKQAEENRIRSINMANRVHEEYVPLKTEVDSMRRDYLGLERLPELHEEEGTIISPDRFQNYYTANKSLSTPSATFSRPPLSAHHPLPPDAPATSLPPSAPPGFLPPPPVAMRINKPPELPTNRLQQAPSTIGIGHPTFRSDFNVNLRQQPPPMKSCLSCHQQIHRNAPICPLCKAKSRSRNPKKPKKKDH, encoded by the exons ATGAGCGCGGTTGACGAGAGAACGATTTACGCAAAGCTCGAAGCGATGAAAGACATTCG CTCCAAAACGCTACAGCTGGAAAAGCTGAAGCTGAAAATTATCCGCGAGGTGGAGAACGGCGATGCGGAGGAAAAATGTCTGTCCGAGTATCGGCGCGAGCTGGAGCTGCTGATGCAGGAGAAGATGAGCCATGTGGAGGAACTTCGCCAAATTCATGCCGACATTAATGCT aTGGAAACCGTTATTAAACAGGCGGAAGAAAATCGTATCCGTTCGATTAATATGGCCAACCGCGTACACGAGGAATACGTGCCGCTGAAAACCGAGGTGGACTCTATGCGTCGCGACTATCTCGGGCTGGAAAGATTGCCGGAACTGCACGAAGAGGAAGGAACCATTATTTCACCCGA CCGCTTCCAAAACTATTACACCGCCAACAAATCGCTCTCGACACCTTCCGCCACCTTCTCTCGTCCACCGCTGTCCGCCCACCATCCACTGCCACCCGATGCGCCGGCCACATCGCTGCCGCCGTCCGCACCGCCCGGATTTCTTCCACCGCCCCCGGTAGCGATGCGAATCAACAAACCTCCGGAACTGCCTACGAACCGGCTCCAGCAGGCCCCATCAACGATCGGCATCGGCCATCCGACATTCAGGTCTGATTTCAATGTGAATTTAAG ACAGCAGCCACCCCCGATGAAGTCGTGTCTATCGTGCCATCAGCAAATCCATCGCAACGCCCCAATCTGTCCGCTCTGCAAAGCCAAGAGCCGTTCGCGTAATCCGAAGAAGCCGAAAAAGAAGGACCATTAG
- the LOC120957810 gene encoding phenoloxidase-activating factor 2-like, whose translation MPSWWCCCCLVVLLYAQRMIVPSSAQNDGSDELQECPGGFCSPKYLCPNGTYNEANAQNQEIIMLRFGEEDVCQDYMQVCCSNATSMRYELVTNNEPVEYGCGISNPGGLIYQVEGNRTYAQYGEFPWVVAILEAFYSSNEQQFTYVGGGTLIHPRFVVTAAHIFNKTENLVASFGEWDMNRDENVYPKQNIDIDRTIIVHPEYNSVGLLNDIALAQLKQNVVYDKHIRPICLPNPTDRFDDQLCISTGWGIEALTSAYANVLKRVDLPVIARASCKKLFAETRLGPFFRLHKSVLCAGGEEGADMCDGDGGSGLACPNESGAYVLAGIVSWGLSCHQQNVPGAYVNVARFVTWINATIEGIL comes from the exons ATGCCTagctggtggtgttgctgttgtctCGTCGTGCTACTGTACGCTCAGCGGATGATCGTCCCAAGCAGTGCGCAGAACGATGGCTCTGATGAACTGCAA GAATGTCCGGGAGGATTCTGTTCGCCCAAGTATCTCTGCCCGAACGGTACGTACAACGAGGCGAATGCGCAGAACCAGGAGATCATTATGCTGCGCTTCGGCGAGGAAGACGTGTGCCAGGACTATATGCAAGTGTGCTGCTCAAATGCGACGAGCATGCGATATGAGTTG gTGACTAACAACGAACCCGTAGAATATGGCTGCGGCATAAGCAATCCGGGAGGATTGATTTATCAAGTGGAGGGAAACCGTACGTACGCACAGTACGGTGAATTTCCTTGGGTTGTGGCGATTCTGGAAGCCTTCTACTCGTCCAACGAGCAGCAGTTTACCTACGTTGGTGGAGGTACGCTTATACATCCGAgattcgttgttacggctgcacacatttttaacaaaaccGAAAATCTCGTCGCTAGCTTCGGCGAGTGGGACATGAACCGGGATGAGAACGTGTACCCGAAACAG AACATTGACATCGATCGGACCATAATTGTTCATCCCGAGTACAATAGCGTGGGACTGTTGAACGATATTGCGTTGGCGCAGCTAAAACAGAACGTGGTCTACGATAAGCATATCCGGCCGATATGTCTGCCCAATCCAACCGATCGATTCGACGACCAACTCTGCATTTCCACCGGCTGGGGTATCGAGGCGCTAACCAGCGCTTACGCGAATGTGTTAAAGCGAGTCGACCTGCCGGTAATAGCGAGAGCTTCCTGCAAAAAGTTGTTTGCCGAAACCCGGCTGGGACCGTTCTTCCGCCTGCACAAGAGCGTTCTTTGTGCCGGTGGTGAGGAAGGTGCGGACATGTGCGACGGTGATGGCGGTTCCGGGCTGGCTTGTCCGAACGAGTCGGGTGCGTACGTTCTGGCGGGAATTGTTTCGTGGGGCTTGAGCTGCCATCAGCAGAACGTACCCGGTGCTTACGTGAATGTGGCACGATTTGTAACGTGGATTAATGCTACAATCGAGGGAATACTGTGA
- the LOC120957811 gene encoding zinc finger C4H2 domain-containing protein isoform X3, with protein sequence MSAVDERTIYAKLEAMKDIRSKTLQLEKLKLKIIREVENGDAEEKCLSEYRRELELLMQEKMSHVEELRQIHADINAMETVIKQAEENRIRSINMANRVHEEYVPLKTEVDSMRRDYLGLERLPELHEEEGTIISPDRFQNYYTANKSLSTPSATFSRPPLSAHHPLPPDAPATSLPPSAPPGFLPPPPVAMRINKPPELPTNRLQQAPSTIGIGHPTFSRQQPPPMKSCLSCHQQIHRNAPICPLCKAKSRSRNPKKPKKKDH encoded by the exons ATGAGCGCGGTTGACGAGAGAACGATTTACGCAAAGCTCGAAGCGATGAAAGACATTCG CTCCAAAACGCTACAGCTGGAAAAGCTGAAGCTGAAAATTATCCGCGAGGTGGAGAACGGCGATGCGGAGGAAAAATGTCTGTCCGAGTATCGGCGCGAGCTGGAGCTGCTGATGCAGGAGAAGATGAGCCATGTGGAGGAACTTCGCCAAATTCATGCCGACATTAATGCT aTGGAAACCGTTATTAAACAGGCGGAAGAAAATCGTATCCGTTCGATTAATATGGCCAACCGCGTACACGAGGAATACGTGCCGCTGAAAACCGAGGTGGACTCTATGCGTCGCGACTATCTCGGGCTGGAAAGATTGCCGGAACTGCACGAAGAGGAAGGAACCATTATTTCACCCGA CCGCTTCCAAAACTATTACACCGCCAACAAATCGCTCTCGACACCTTCCGCCACCTTCTCTCGTCCACCGCTGTCCGCCCACCATCCACTGCCACCCGATGCGCCGGCCACATCGCTGCCGCCGTCCGCACCGCCCGGATTTCTTCCACCGCCCCCGGTAGCGATGCGAATCAACAAACCTCCGGAACTGCCTACGAACCGGCTCCAGCAGGCCCCATCAACGATCGGCATCGGCCATCCGACATTCAG cAGACAGCAGCCACCCCCGATGAAGTCGTGTCTATCGTGCCATCAGCAAATCCATCGCAACGCCCCAATCTGTCCGCTCTGCAAAGCCAAGAGCCGTTCGCGTAATCCGAAGAAGCCGAAAAAGAAGGACCATTAG
- the LOC120957812 gene encoding phenoloxidase-activating factor 2, whose amino-acid sequence MKVLLFCIVISLTTLIASGQDIEEELRCPGGYCVSKYLCPNGTFIDDIKHAQTTQLIGLRAGLDIDDFDDCNDYLLVCCQSAPAPTATSTEKPATSDELIEPPPSTNLACGQANEGGLIYDLRNNETLSQYAEYPWVVYILALKKQEANSGDFVCGGTLIHSRLVVTTAHNTDGKTDLVARFGEWDISTTKEPFPQQDIDVAEVIKHPQYVFNPIQNDIALLVLAESVQYAAHIRPICLPQPTDEFVGQRCVSNGWGKERGVYANVMKKLTLPVIGRANCTRMLRYAGLGPFYTLREGFLCAGGEDAVDMCKGDGGSPLACQTESGTYVLAGIVSWGIGCGGFNTPGVYVAVNRYVQWLNEHIVDQALNESFDIKL is encoded by the exons ATGAAAGTTTTATTATTCTGTATTGTTATCTCACTCACCACGCTCATTGCTTCCGGGCAAGACATTGAAGAAGAACTG AGATGTCCCGGTGGGTACTGCGTTTCGAAGTACCTTTGTCCCAACGGGACCTTCATCGACGATATCAAGCATGCCCAAACCACGCAGCTGATAGGATTGCGCGCGGGGCTCGACATTGACGATTTCGACGATTGCAATGATTATCTGCTGGTGTGCTGTCAGTCGGCTCCCGCACCGACGGCCACCAGTACGGAAAAACCGGCCACTAGTGAT GAGCTAATTGAACCACCGCCGTCCACCAACCTTGCCTGCGGTCAGGCAAACGAGGGTGGTTTAATTTACGACTTGCGCAACAACGAGACGCTGTCCCAGTATGCCGAATATCCCTGGGTGGTGTACATCTTGGCGCTCAAAAAGCAGGAGGCAAACTCCGGCGATTTTGTCTGTGGTGGTACACTGATCCATTCACGGCTTGTCGTTACGACGGCACACAATACGGATGGTAAGACGGATTTGGTGGCACGTTTCGGCGAATGGGACATCAGCACCACCAAGGAACCGTTCCCGCAGCAA GATATAGACGTCGCGGAGGTCATCAAACATCCTCAGTACGTGTTCAACCCGATACAGAACGACATtgcgctgctggtgctggcggAAAGCGTCCAGTACGCGGCACACATACGGCCCATCTGCCTGCCGCAGCCCACTGACGAGTTCGTGGGCCAGCGGTGCGTCTCCAACGGCTGGGGCAAGGAACGGGGCGTGTACGCGAACGTGATGAAGAAACTGACGCTCCCTGTGATCGGGCGCGCCAACTGTACGCGGATGCTGCGGTACGCCGGGCTAGGACCGTTCTACACCCTGCGCGAGGGTTTCCTGTGCGCTGGCGGCGAGGACGCCGTGGACATGTGCAAGGGGGACGGTGGATCGCCGCTCGCCTGCCAGACGGAGAGCGGAACGTACGTGCTGGCTGGTATCGTATCGTGGGGCATCGGTTGCGGCGGTTTCAACACCCCGGGCGTGTACGTGGCCGTTAACCGGTACGTGCAGTGGCTCAACGAACATATCGTCGACCAAGCGCTGAACGAGAGTTTTGatataaaattgtaa
- the LOC120957811 gene encoding zinc finger C4H2 domain-containing protein isoform X1, whose protein sequence is MSAVDERTIYAKLEAMKDIRSKTLQLEKLKLKIIREVENGDAEEKCLSEYRRELELLMQEKMSHVEELRQIHADINAMETVIKQAEENRIRSINMANRVHEEYVPLKTEVDSMRRDYLGLERLPELHEEEGTIISPDRFQNYYTANKSLSTPSATFSRPPLSAHHPLPPDAPATSLPPSAPPGFLPPPPVAMRINKPPELPTNRLQQAPSTIGIGHPTFRSDFNVNLSRQQPPPMKSCLSCHQQIHRNAPICPLCKAKSRSRNPKKPKKKDH, encoded by the exons ATGAGCGCGGTTGACGAGAGAACGATTTACGCAAAGCTCGAAGCGATGAAAGACATTCG CTCCAAAACGCTACAGCTGGAAAAGCTGAAGCTGAAAATTATCCGCGAGGTGGAGAACGGCGATGCGGAGGAAAAATGTCTGTCCGAGTATCGGCGCGAGCTGGAGCTGCTGATGCAGGAGAAGATGAGCCATGTGGAGGAACTTCGCCAAATTCATGCCGACATTAATGCT aTGGAAACCGTTATTAAACAGGCGGAAGAAAATCGTATCCGTTCGATTAATATGGCCAACCGCGTACACGAGGAATACGTGCCGCTGAAAACCGAGGTGGACTCTATGCGTCGCGACTATCTCGGGCTGGAAAGATTGCCGGAACTGCACGAAGAGGAAGGAACCATTATTTCACCCGA CCGCTTCCAAAACTATTACACCGCCAACAAATCGCTCTCGACACCTTCCGCCACCTTCTCTCGTCCACCGCTGTCCGCCCACCATCCACTGCCACCCGATGCGCCGGCCACATCGCTGCCGCCGTCCGCACCGCCCGGATTTCTTCCACCGCCCCCGGTAGCGATGCGAATCAACAAACCTCCGGAACTGCCTACGAACCGGCTCCAGCAGGCCCCATCAACGATCGGCATCGGCCATCCGACATTCAGGTCTGATTTCAATGTGAATTTAAG cAGACAGCAGCCACCCCCGATGAAGTCGTGTCTATCGTGCCATCAGCAAATCCATCGCAACGCCCCAATCTGTCCGCTCTGCAAAGCCAAGAGCCGTTCGCGTAATCCGAAGAAGCCGAAAAAGAAGGACCATTAG
- the LOC120957811 gene encoding zinc finger C4H2 domain-containing protein isoform X4 has translation MSAVDERTIYAKLEAMKDIRSKTLQLEKLKLKIIREVENGDAEEKCLSEYRRELELLMQEKMSHVEELRQIHADINAMETVIKQAEENRIRSINMANRVHEEYVPLKTEVDSMRRDYLGLERLPELHEEEGTIISPDRFQNYYTANKSLSTPSATFSRPPLSAHHPLPPDAPATSLPPSAPPGFLPPPPVAMRINKPPELPTNRLQQAPSTIGIGHPTFRQQPPPMKSCLSCHQQIHRNAPICPLCKAKSRSRNPKKPKKKDH, from the exons ATGAGCGCGGTTGACGAGAGAACGATTTACGCAAAGCTCGAAGCGATGAAAGACATTCG CTCCAAAACGCTACAGCTGGAAAAGCTGAAGCTGAAAATTATCCGCGAGGTGGAGAACGGCGATGCGGAGGAAAAATGTCTGTCCGAGTATCGGCGCGAGCTGGAGCTGCTGATGCAGGAGAAGATGAGCCATGTGGAGGAACTTCGCCAAATTCATGCCGACATTAATGCT aTGGAAACCGTTATTAAACAGGCGGAAGAAAATCGTATCCGTTCGATTAATATGGCCAACCGCGTACACGAGGAATACGTGCCGCTGAAAACCGAGGTGGACTCTATGCGTCGCGACTATCTCGGGCTGGAAAGATTGCCGGAACTGCACGAAGAGGAAGGAACCATTATTTCACCCGA CCGCTTCCAAAACTATTACACCGCCAACAAATCGCTCTCGACACCTTCCGCCACCTTCTCTCGTCCACCGCTGTCCGCCCACCATCCACTGCCACCCGATGCGCCGGCCACATCGCTGCCGCCGTCCGCACCGCCCGGATTTCTTCCACCGCCCCCGGTAGCGATGCGAATCAACAAACCTCCGGAACTGCCTACGAACCGGCTCCAGCAGGCCCCATCAACGATCGGCATCGGCCATCCGACATTCAG ACAGCAGCCACCCCCGATGAAGTCGTGTCTATCGTGCCATCAGCAAATCCATCGCAACGCCCCAATCTGTCCGCTCTGCAAAGCCAAGAGCCGTTCGCGTAATCCGAAGAAGCCGAAAAAGAAGGACCATTAG
- the LOC120957813 gene encoding integumentary mucin C.1-like isoform X1, whose translation MIPMFVKGALLAALVALLTVNALPAEETAGVTVTPKIEAANVSDDLPQTTLAPTDDKNTTTSTTTTTTTEATTTTTTSTTPATTSSTTPSSNTTTTSTTPATTTSTTPSSNTTTTTSTTPATPTTSTVAPSTTPAPTPVPHCNRFDPYSFVGGMILAYGSLAISLVLYKFYKTHTSAGAINNSNNYRTL comes from the exons ATGATTCCGATGTTCGTAAAGGGTGCATTGCTGGCCGCACTGGTTGCGCTGCTCACGGTGAACGCATTGCCCGCGGAGGAAACGGCAG GTGTTACTGTAACGCCGAAAATCGAAGCGGCTAACGTCAGCGATGATCTGCCACAAACAACTTTAGCTCCCACTG atgataaaaaCACGACAACgtctaccaccaccacaactaCTACGGAagcaactaccaccaccaccacctccactaCTCCGgccaccacctcctccacgACTCCGAGTTCTAATAcaaccaccacctccaccactccggccaccaccacctccacgaCCCCAAGTTCTaatactactaccaccaccagcaccaccccAGCTACGCCTACGACGTCGACGGTGGCTCCCAGCACTACGCCGGCGCCAACACCGGTGCCGCACTGTAACCGATTCGACCCGTACTCCTTCGTTGGCGGTATGATCCTTGCCTACGGCTCACTGGCCATCTCGCTGGTACTGTACAAGTTCTACAAAACGCACACCAGTGCTGGTGCCATCAACAATTCCAACAACTATCGTACGCTGTAA
- the LOC120957813 gene encoding integumentary mucin C.1-like isoform X2, translating to MMAHNLVDRLQQNIVGFFSISNMSLSCVTVTPKIEAANVSDDLPQTTLAPTDDKNTTTSTTTTTTTEATTTTTTSTTPATTSSTTPSSNTTTTSTTPATTTSTTPSSNTTTTTSTTPATPTTSTVAPSTTPAPTPVPHCNRFDPYSFVGGMILAYGSLAISLVLYKFYKTHTSAGAINNSNNYRTL from the exons ATGATGGCGCATAATCTTGTAGATCGTTTGCAACAAAATATTGTCGGCTTTTTCAGCATATCAAATATGTCTTTATCGT GTGTTACTGTAACGCCGAAAATCGAAGCGGCTAACGTCAGCGATGATCTGCCACAAACAACTTTAGCTCCCACTG atgataaaaaCACGACAACgtctaccaccaccacaactaCTACGGAagcaactaccaccaccaccacctccactaCTCCGgccaccacctcctccacgACTCCGAGTTCTAATAcaaccaccacctccaccactccggccaccaccacctccacgaCCCCAAGTTCTaatactactaccaccaccagcaccaccccAGCTACGCCTACGACGTCGACGGTGGCTCCCAGCACTACGCCGGCGCCAACACCGGTGCCGCACTGTAACCGATTCGACCCGTACTCCTTCGTTGGCGGTATGATCCTTGCCTACGGCTCACTGGCCATCTCGCTGGTACTGTACAAGTTCTACAAAACGCACACCAGTGCTGGTGCCATCAACAATTCCAACAACTATCGTACGCTGTAA